A region from the Sphingomonas sp. S2-65 genome encodes:
- a CDS encoding MFS transporter produces the protein MPSHPFAVPNFRAYWVARLAATLGQMAMVIVIGWQVYDLARETMSIEAASFQLGLIGVAQFLPLLVLSLFAGWLADHLDRRWIARAAVTLEAGCALSLAWLTYSGNISLPALFGIAALLGVARAFASPALGALAPNLVPKPLLPTAIALSSLSWQAGTVIGPAMGGYLYAASPWLPYAVSGGLFLLSLAMLLLIGPVPRSNVKFTGSPFAQMIDGLRYVRRNRLVFGAISLDLFAVLLGGATAMLPVYARDVLQVGSEGLGHLRAAPALGAVLTAAFFSWRPLKTDVGKKMLIAVGIFGLATVVFGASAPLLLRALGPSAIGHDLAPAVLLSLVALFVLGAADMISVYVRQSLIQLYTPDEMRGRVGAVSTLFVSGSNELGEAESGFLAALIGPVAAVIGGGIGAILVTLLWAKLFPELRRARTFDPPADLEVPPKEMTT, from the coding sequence ATGCCCAGCCATCCTTTCGCCGTCCCCAACTTCCGCGCTTATTGGGTCGCGCGCCTGGCGGCCACGCTCGGCCAGATGGCGATGGTCATCGTGATCGGCTGGCAGGTCTATGACCTCGCCCGCGAGACGATGAGCATCGAGGCGGCGTCGTTCCAGCTCGGGCTGATCGGCGTCGCCCAGTTCCTGCCGCTGCTGGTGCTGTCGCTGTTCGCCGGCTGGCTGGCCGATCACCTCGACCGCCGCTGGATCGCGCGGGCCGCCGTCACGCTCGAGGCGGGCTGCGCGCTCTCACTCGCCTGGCTGACCTATAGCGGCAATATCAGCCTGCCCGCGCTGTTCGGCATCGCCGCGCTGCTGGGCGTAGCGCGCGCCTTCGCCAGCCCGGCGCTGGGCGCGCTGGCGCCCAATCTGGTGCCCAAGCCATTGCTGCCGACGGCGATCGCGCTCAGTTCGCTGTCGTGGCAGGCTGGGACGGTGATCGGCCCGGCGATGGGCGGCTATCTCTACGCGGCCTCGCCCTGGCTACCCTACGCCGTATCTGGCGGGCTTTTCCTGCTGTCGCTGGCCATGCTGCTGCTGATCGGTCCAGTGCCGCGCTCCAACGTCAAGTTCACCGGCAGCCCCTTTGCCCAGATGATCGATGGCCTGCGTTATGTCCGCCGCAATCGCCTGGTGTTCGGCGCGATTTCGCTCGACCTGTTCGCCGTCCTGCTCGGCGGCGCGACCGCGATGCTGCCGGTCTATGCGCGCGACGTGCTCCAGGTCGGCTCCGAAGGGCTTGGCCATCTGCGCGCCGCTCCCGCGCTTGGCGCGGTGCTCACCGCGGCCTTTTTCTCCTGGCGCCCGCTCAAGACCGATGTCGGCAAGAAGATGCTGATCGCGGTCGGCATCTTCGGTCTGGCGACGGTCGTCTTCGGGGCCTCCGCGCCGTTGCTGTTGCGCGCGCTTGGCCCCAGCGCGATCGGCCACGACCTTGCCCCCGCCGTGCTGCTGTCGCTGGTAGCCCTGTTCGTGCTCGGCGCCGCGGACATGATCTCGGTCTATGTCCGCCAGTCGCTGATCCAGCTCTACACGCCCGACGAGATGCGCGGCCGGGTCGGCGCGGTCTCCACTCTGTTCGTTTCGGGCTCGAACGAACTGGGCGAGGCCGAGTCCGGGTTCCTCGCCGCATTGATCGGTCCGGTCGCCGCAGTGATCGGCGGCGGGATCGGCGCGATCCTTGTAACGCTGTTGTGGGCGAAGCTATTTCCGGAACTAAGGCGAGCCCGTACCTTTGATCCTCCGGCCGACCTCGAAGTGCCTCCCAAGGAGATGACGACATGA